The following are encoded together in the Gordonia insulae genome:
- a CDS encoding helix-turn-helix domain-containing protein, which translates to MEQEIDAVVRQRIRGLRLAKGWTLDSLAARCFLSPSTLSRIETGHRRVALDQLVPIARALGTSLDQLVEPVGDDDVVIRPDPHSWAGMTMWKLSRDGAPGGVTVAKMRYTPEHRVDPDNLGVHPGREWFTVISGTIRLYLGDRVILVPPGQAAEFSTMVPHGMTAVDGPAEIVSIFDHDGERAHIPG; encoded by the coding sequence ATGGAGCAAGAAATCGATGCCGTCGTGCGTCAGCGCATCCGTGGGCTCCGCCTGGCGAAGGGATGGACGCTCGATTCGCTGGCGGCACGGTGTTTTCTCAGCCCCTCGACGTTGAGCCGCATCGAGACGGGCCATCGACGTGTCGCCCTCGATCAGCTCGTGCCGATCGCTCGGGCGCTGGGGACCTCACTCGATCAGCTCGTCGAGCCGGTCGGCGACGACGACGTCGTCATTCGGCCCGACCCACACTCCTGGGCGGGGATGACCATGTGGAAGCTCTCGCGCGACGGCGCGCCGGGCGGGGTGACCGTGGCCAAGATGCGGTACACCCCGGAACACCGGGTCGACCCCGACAACCTCGGCGTGCATCCGGGCCGCGAATGGTTCACCGTCATCTCGGGGACGATCAGGCTCTACCTGGGCGATCGCGTCATCCTGGTCCCGCCCGGTCAGGCGGCCGAGTTCTCGACGATGGTGCCGCACGGCATGACCGCCGTGGACGGCCCGGCCGAGATCGTCTCGATCTTCGATCACGACGGTGAGCGGGCGCACATCCCCGGCTGA
- a CDS encoding class I SAM-dependent methyltransferase, translating to MAHSPRPQHDHGAHSHGAHSHSAHSHSAHAHGAHAHGAEHPDADTMATVLDLDAVVAAEYLTEVPDRIAAFVAEPGTIIDLGSGTGTGTLTLARRFPAADVVALDNSPKMLARVADAAATAGLADRVHTMTAELDTALPDQLTGVDVAWASSTLHHFADAEALLRSTLRALRPGGILAVVEIAEPPTFLPADSADGAVELRLREAIIGHGWNGGSNGQDHSPSLRSPLHHSPSLRSPLHHSPSLRSPLPEWAPVITAAGFEIVETRDIVTALDDPPAEAAEYAVAWLSRVRVGIADDLSPADLAVLDRLLLDGDPTSLRRRDDLTVRSRRVAWIARRPHDS from the coding sequence ATGGCACACTCTCCACGCCCTCAGCACGACCACGGCGCCCATTCTCACGGCGCACACTCGCACAGCGCCCACTCGCACAGCGCGCACGCCCACGGCGCCCATGCCCACGGCGCCGAACATCCCGACGCCGACACGATGGCCACCGTCCTCGACCTCGACGCCGTCGTCGCCGCGGAGTACCTCACCGAGGTACCCGACCGGATCGCCGCGTTCGTCGCCGAGCCCGGCACGATCATCGACCTGGGTTCCGGTACCGGGACCGGCACCCTCACCCTGGCCCGACGATTCCCCGCCGCGGACGTCGTCGCGCTCGACAACTCGCCGAAGATGCTCGCGAGGGTCGCCGACGCCGCCGCGACGGCCGGACTCGCCGACCGCGTGCACACCATGACGGCCGAGCTCGACACGGCCCTCCCCGACCAGCTCACCGGGGTCGACGTGGCGTGGGCGTCGTCGACCCTGCACCATTTCGCCGACGCCGAAGCCCTGCTGCGGTCGACGTTGCGGGCGCTTCGGCCGGGCGGCATCCTGGCCGTCGTCGAGATCGCCGAACCACCCACCTTCCTGCCGGCCGACTCCGCCGACGGCGCGGTGGAACTACGCCTGCGTGAGGCGATCATCGGCCACGGCTGGAACGGCGGCTCGAACGGACAGGATCACTCCCCGTCGCTTCGCTCGCCCCTGCACCATTCCCCGTCGCTTCGCTCGCCCCTGCATCACTCCCCGTCGCTTCGCTCGCCCCTGCCCGAGTGGGCGCCGGTCATCACCGCTGCCGGTTTCGAGATCGTCGAGACCCGCGACATCGTCACCGCCCTCGACGACCCGCCCGCCGAGGCCGCCGAGTATGCGGTCGCCTGGCTGTCGCGGGTCCGGGTCGGCATCGCCGACGACCTGTCCCCGGCAGATCTGGCCGTCCTCGACCGCCTCCTGCTCGACGGCGATCCGACGTCGCTGAGACGGCGCGACGACCTCACCGTTCGCAGCCGGCGCGTCGCCTGGATCGCACGTCGCCCGCACGACTCCTAG
- a CDS encoding NAD(P)/FAD-dependent oxidoreductase → MSTKTFDVAIVGGGPAGLSAATTLARSLRSVVVLDAGQPRNAPAGSTEPARYAPGAHGAHNVLGHEGISPLDLLEKGRAEARGYGAEIRSTEVVDAARNDNGSFAVSLGDGTTITARRLVLASGLVDELPEVPGVQELWGSSVLHCPYCHGYEVRGRRIGVLGTSPMSVHQTLMFRQLSDDVTLFTHTMPEIGADEAEQLSALGVTVVDGPVDHLAITDGALRAVVLGDGSEVERDAVVVAPRFVVRSALFTRLGGVLADHPMGGQYVGTGMMGRTDVPGVWAAGNVADLAATVAVSMGAGVSAGAAVNADLIAEDARSAVEARRVRA, encoded by the coding sequence ATGAGTACCAAGACCTTCGACGTGGCCATCGTCGGCGGCGGTCCCGCCGGCCTCAGCGCCGCGACCACCCTGGCCCGATCACTGCGCTCCGTCGTCGTCCTCGACGCCGGCCAACCACGCAACGCCCCCGCCGGATCGACCGAGCCCGCTCGCTACGCTCCCGGCGCCCACGGTGCCCACAACGTCCTCGGCCACGAGGGCATCTCTCCCCTCGATCTGCTCGAGAAGGGCCGCGCCGAGGCCCGCGGCTATGGCGCCGAGATCCGCTCGACGGAGGTCGTGGATGCCGCGCGAAATGACAACGGCTCCTTTGCTGTGAGTCTCGGCGACGGCACCACGATCACCGCGCGACGCCTCGTGCTCGCGTCGGGCCTTGTCGACGAGCTGCCGGAAGTGCCTGGTGTCCAGGAACTCTGGGGATCGTCGGTGCTGCACTGTCCGTACTGTCACGGCTACGAGGTGCGGGGCCGGCGCATCGGCGTACTCGGCACCAGCCCGATGTCGGTGCATCAGACACTGATGTTCCGCCAGCTCAGTGACGACGTCACCCTCTTCACCCACACCATGCCCGAGATCGGGGCCGACGAGGCCGAACAGCTCTCGGCCCTCGGCGTGACCGTGGTCGACGGGCCCGTCGACCATCTGGCGATCACCGACGGGGCCCTCCGGGCAGTCGTGCTCGGCGATGGCTCGGAGGTGGAGCGCGACGCCGTGGTGGTGGCACCACGCTTCGTCGTCCGGTCCGCTCTCTTCACCCGACTGGGCGGCGTCCTCGCCGACCATCCGATGGGTGGGCAGTACGTCGGCACCGGCATGATGGGCCGCACCGACGTCCCGGGCGTCTGGGCGGCGGGCAACGTCGCCGACCTCGCGGCCACGGTCGCCGTGTCGATGGGTGCCGGGGTCAGCGCCGGCGCCGCGGTCAACGCCGATCTGATCGCCGAGGACGCCCGGTCGGCGGTGGAGGCCCGGCGGGTCAGGGCCTAG
- the deoC gene encoding deoxyribose-phosphate aldolase, which yields MTTSDLTRRDVAALIDHTLLKPEATRAAAEATAAEAADLGVYAVCLSPSMLPIDTGAQKTCVVAGFPSGKHHSLVKAAEARLAVDTGADEIDMVIDVGAAVDGRFDEVFADVLTVREAIGEGIVLKVIIESAALLDLAGPDTVTEVSRRAAMAGASIVKTSTGFHPAGGASVEAVRLMRAAVGDRVGIKASGGIRTAEFAAELIGAGATRLGLSASRAVLDGFPG from the coding sequence GTGACCACCAGCGACCTGACCCGCCGCGACGTCGCGGCCCTCATCGACCACACACTGCTCAAGCCGGAGGCCACCCGTGCCGCCGCCGAGGCGACCGCTGCCGAAGCCGCCGACCTCGGGGTGTACGCGGTGTGCCTGTCGCCGTCGATGCTGCCGATCGACACCGGCGCGCAGAAGACGTGCGTGGTGGCCGGATTCCCGTCGGGCAAACACCACTCGCTGGTCAAGGCCGCCGAAGCACGGCTGGCCGTCGACACGGGCGCCGACGAGATCGACATGGTGATCGACGTCGGTGCCGCGGTCGACGGCCGTTTCGACGAGGTGTTCGCCGACGTGCTGACCGTGCGGGAGGCGATCGGCGAGGGCATCGTGCTCAAGGTCATCATCGAATCCGCGGCGCTGCTCGACCTCGCCGGTCCCGACACGGTCACCGAGGTGTCCCGCCGCGCCGCGATGGCGGGGGCATCGATCGTCAAGACCTCCACCGGTTTTCACCCGGCGGGCGGTGCGAGTGTGGAGGCCGTCCGGTTGATGCGGGCGGCCGTCGGGGATCGCGTCGGGATCAAGGCGAGCGGTGGGATCCGGACTGCCGAGTTCGCGGCCGAACTCATCGGCGCCGGCGCCACCCGGCTCGGACTGTCGGCGTCGCGCGCGGTGCTCGACGGCTTCCCCGGGTAG
- the purU gene encoding formyltetrahydrofolate deformylase, whose product MTSATTTADRAEPEHRYVLTLGCPDRTGIVARISGFLAEIGGWITEAAYHSDAETGWFFTRQTVRAESVKMGVDEMRSRFAAEVAAEIGPETEWRLTDSGAPKSAVLLVSRESHCLVDLLGRAHRGELPATVSAVIGNHRDLEELTTRFDVPFHHVPFPAQGKAAAFDAVAEIVDGYTPDAVVLARFMQILPPQLCEAWAGRALNIHHSFLPSFVGARPYHQAFARGVKLIGATCHYVTADLDAGPIIEQDVIRVDHSDTVADMVRQGRDIETMVLSRGLRWHLEDRVLVHGRKTVVFS is encoded by the coding sequence ATGACCTCCGCAACGACCACCGCCGACCGAGCCGAACCCGAGCACCGGTATGTCCTGACTCTGGGCTGTCCCGACCGCACCGGCATCGTGGCCCGCATCTCCGGCTTCCTCGCCGAGATCGGCGGATGGATCACCGAGGCCGCCTATCACTCCGACGCCGAAACCGGCTGGTTCTTCACGCGGCAGACCGTGCGTGCCGAATCGGTGAAGATGGGCGTCGACGAGATGCGGTCGCGTTTCGCCGCCGAGGTGGCCGCCGAGATCGGTCCGGAGACCGAATGGCGGCTGACCGACAGCGGTGCGCCGAAGTCGGCGGTGCTGCTGGTCAGCAGGGAAAGTCACTGCCTGGTCGACCTGCTCGGACGCGCACACCGCGGCGAGCTGCCGGCCACCGTGTCTGCGGTCATCGGCAATCACCGTGACCTCGAGGAGCTGACCACGCGCTTCGACGTCCCGTTCCACCACGTGCCGTTCCCCGCGCAGGGCAAGGCGGCCGCATTCGACGCCGTCGCCGAGATCGTGGACGGGTACACGCCGGACGCCGTCGTCCTGGCCCGATTCATGCAGATCCTGCCGCCGCAGCTGTGCGAGGCGTGGGCCGGTCGCGCGCTCAACATCCATCACAGCTTCTTGCCGAGCTTCGTCGGCGCACGGCCGTACCACCAGGCGTTCGCGCGGGGCGTCAAATTGATCGGCGCCACCTGCCATTACGTCACCGCCGACCTCGACGCCGGCCCGATCATCGAACAGGATGTCATCCGGGTCGATCACAGCGACACCGTGGCGGACATGGTCCGTCAGGGCCGGGATATCGAGACGATGGTGCTCTCACGCGGACTGCGCTGGCACCTCGAGGACCGCGTGCTGGTGCACGGGCGCAAGACCGTAGTGTTCAGCTGA
- a CDS encoding DUF1542 domain-containing protein yields MSALILIALVVVVIVGIVVVSQQRSGANAARSLDDAKADARQAIERLGGQVYMLVGDGPASKQALADAGERYTAAGSQIEQANSPAQARLAKQTAIEGLYYIRAARTAMNLDPGPVIPELEGQKSAGAVTEDRTVEFEGRQVEASPGPSERTPNYYPGGRVAGRPVPAGWYSEPWWKPALVAGAWGIGSMFLFSAMFSGMAGVNYDANAFESGAGDGSDAGALDGGDGGGDGGDGGGDMGGGDGGDGGGGFFDGGGDGGGGFFDGGGDFGGFDF; encoded by the coding sequence ATGAGCGCACTGATCCTGATCGCTCTCGTGGTCGTGGTGATCGTCGGCATCGTCGTGGTGTCGCAGCAGCGGTCCGGCGCCAACGCGGCCCGGTCGCTCGACGATGCGAAGGCCGATGCCCGACAGGCGATCGAGCGGCTCGGTGGCCAGGTCTACATGCTGGTCGGCGACGGCCCGGCGTCCAAGCAGGCGCTCGCCGACGCCGGCGAGCGCTACACCGCCGCGGGCTCGCAGATCGAGCAGGCCAACAGTCCCGCACAGGCGCGGCTGGCGAAGCAGACCGCCATCGAGGGGCTCTACTACATCCGGGCCGCGCGCACCGCGATGAACCTCGACCCCGGCCCGGTCATCCCCGAACTCGAGGGCCAGAAGAGTGCCGGTGCGGTCACCGAGGACCGCACGGTCGAGTTCGAGGGCCGACAGGTCGAGGCGTCCCCGGGGCCCTCGGAGCGGACACCGAACTACTACCCGGGTGGTCGGGTCGCCGGCCGGCCGGTCCCCGCGGGCTGGTACTCCGAACCGTGGTGGAAGCCCGCGCTGGTGGCCGGCGCGTGGGGCATCGGCTCGATGTTCCTGTTCTCCGCCATGTTCTCCGGCATGGCCGGTGTCAACTACGACGCCAACGCATTCGAGAGCGGTGCCGGTGACGGTTCTGATGCCGGCGCCCTCGATGGCGGCGACGGCGGTGGCGACGGCGGCGATGGTGGCGGCGACATGGGTGGTGGCGACGGCGGTGACGGCGGCGGCGGTTTCTTCGACGGTGGCGGTGACGGCGGCGGCGGTTTCTTCGACGGTGGCGGCGACTTCGGCGGCTTCGACTTCTGA
- a CDS encoding LmeA family phospholipid-binding protein, whose product MTDSENSENKNADGTSGEATSGPEDATPPPSEPGGRTDDEPTPAYPSDTGDPTAKLGSAAPTDQSPRAYSQMSRADTAKFEDPGQTSSFGPNDGFTPVPPTAQGGVVATSPARRNTGKIIAAVSAAVVLVLVIAAVGSELYLRNKATDCMQSAFTELTGTETNVSLSRKPMLLQGFGNDIPFVQVDTVDQPGQMRLHARAENIKGDGDKSTIQSLVGTGFIPFDRVVAMSKSATASGGGTSSGTQNGQSGASGLMQGASIEAVSGNAADGTIKVDSSVQLAFLPIPVSTTIKPILQDGRVRFEVVEANAFIFGIPADFAQQVVDSVTGSMFGKLFDEVTVKSLKVTDQGVDFAVDGQDVALDGQVAGGSGDCSAA is encoded by the coding sequence ATGACCGACAGCGAGAACAGCGAGAACAAGAACGCCGACGGCACGAGCGGCGAGGCCACGAGCGGTCCCGAGGACGCAACGCCGCCACCGTCCGAGCCGGGCGGTCGGACCGACGATGAGCCGACCCCCGCCTACCCGTCGGACACCGGTGACCCGACCGCCAAGCTGGGTTCCGCCGCGCCGACCGATCAATCTCCCCGCGCCTACTCCCAGATGTCGCGCGCCGACACCGCGAAGTTCGAGGATCCCGGGCAGACGTCGTCGTTCGGCCCGAACGACGGATTCACGCCGGTGCCGCCGACCGCCCAGGGTGGCGTGGTCGCGACGTCGCCGGCCCGGCGGAACACCGGCAAGATCATCGCCGCGGTCTCCGCGGCGGTCGTCCTCGTCCTCGTGATCGCGGCGGTCGGCAGCGAGTTGTATCTGCGCAACAAGGCCACCGACTGCATGCAGAGTGCCTTCACCGAGCTGACCGGAACCGAGACGAACGTCTCGTTGAGCCGGAAACCGATGCTGCTGCAGGGTTTTGGCAACGACATCCCGTTCGTCCAGGTCGACACCGTCGACCAGCCGGGACAGATGCGCCTGCACGCGCGCGCCGAGAACATCAAGGGTGACGGCGACAAGTCGACCATCCAATCCCTGGTCGGGACGGGCTTCATCCCCTTCGACCGTGTCGTCGCGATGAGCAAGTCGGCAACCGCCTCCGGCGGCGGGACGTCGTCGGGCACCCAGAACGGCCAATCGGGTGCGAGCGGACTCATGCAGGGCGCCAGCATCGAGGCGGTCTCCGGCAACGCCGCCGATGGCACCATCAAGGTCGACTCGTCGGTGCAACTCGCCTTCCTGCCGATCCCGGTGTCCACCACCATCAAGCCGATCCTGCAGGACGGCCGGGTCCGCTTCGAGGTCGTCGAGGCCAACGCGTTCATCTTCGGCATCCCGGCCGACTTCGCCCAGCAGGTCGTCGACAGCGTGACCGGTTCGATGTTCGGCAAGCTGTTCGACGAGGTGACGGTGAAGAGTCTGAAGGTCACCGACCAGGGCGTCGACTTCGCCGTCGATGGTCAGGACGTCGCGCTCGACGGCCAGGTCGCGGGCGGCTCCGGCGACTGCTCGGCCGCCTGA
- a CDS encoding carbon-nitrogen hydrolase family protein produces MRIAMAQITSGTDPTANLAVVESAAADAAAGNADLVVFPEATMCRFGVPLGPVAEPLDGPWASGVSEIAARHGLTVVAGMFTPDGERVRNTLVVAAPDGTRLSYDKIHLYDAFGFAESRTVAPGTEPLTFDVGGVTVGVATCYDIRFPALFTELARRGAELIVVPASWGAGPGKVHQWEVLATARALDSTAFVAAVGQAVPTESSVRESSAPTGTGHSQLTDPFGSVVAAYDEGVQVGVHDVDVSAVEKARTALAVLDNQRPIPQVSRPITN; encoded by the coding sequence ATGCGAATCGCGATGGCGCAGATCACGTCGGGCACCGACCCGACCGCCAACCTCGCGGTGGTCGAATCGGCCGCCGCCGACGCCGCGGCGGGGAATGCCGACCTGGTCGTGTTCCCCGAGGCGACGATGTGTCGTTTCGGGGTCCCGCTCGGGCCCGTGGCCGAACCCCTGGACGGCCCGTGGGCGTCCGGGGTATCGGAGATCGCGGCCCGGCACGGCCTCACGGTGGTCGCCGGCATGTTCACCCCCGACGGCGAGCGGGTGCGCAACACCCTGGTCGTCGCCGCGCCCGACGGCACGCGGCTGTCGTACGACAAGATCCACCTCTACGACGCATTCGGGTTCGCCGAGTCCCGGACCGTCGCCCCGGGGACCGAGCCGCTGACCTTCGACGTCGGCGGCGTCACCGTCGGCGTGGCCACCTGCTACGACATACGTTTCCCGGCACTCTTCACGGAACTGGCACGTCGCGGCGCCGAGCTCATCGTGGTGCCGGCCTCCTGGGGAGCCGGCCCCGGCAAGGTTCACCAATGGGAGGTGCTGGCGACGGCCCGGGCGCTGGATTCGACGGCGTTCGTCGCGGCCGTAGGGCAGGCCGTGCCCACCGAATCGTCGGTGCGCGAGTCGTCGGCGCCGACCGGAACAGGACACAGCCAACTCACAGATCCCTTCGGTAGCGTGGTCGCCGCATACGACGAAGGCGTGCAGGTCGGGGTCCACGACGTCGATGTCAGCGCCGTGGAAAAGGCTCGTACCGCCCTGGCCGTGCTCGACAACCAGCGGCCCATCCCACAGGTCTCGCGACCGATCACCAACTGA
- a CDS encoding methyltransferase domain-containing protein, whose amino-acid sequence MAHSPVVLDVLTAVPRPLVVDLGYGARPDTTVEMATRLRVVAPGVDVVGLEIDPERVVAERDGVRFGLGGFELAGLAPQLVRAFNVLRQYDEAEVADAWARMQRALAPGGLIVEGTCDEIGRRCSWVLLDAGGPRSLTLCWAPEHTARPSELAERLPKSLIHRNVPGEPIHRLLQLADRSWDVAATHAAFGPRSRWRQALTLLRAQGVDVTIPRGRTVDNVLSVPWAAVAPTE is encoded by the coding sequence ATGGCGCACAGCCCCGTGGTCCTCGACGTCCTGACCGCGGTGCCCCGACCACTGGTCGTCGACCTCGGTTACGGCGCCCGCCCGGACACCACGGTGGAGATGGCGACCCGCCTGCGCGTCGTCGCTCCCGGCGTCGACGTCGTGGGTCTGGAGATCGACCCGGAACGGGTCGTCGCGGAACGTGACGGCGTCCGCTTCGGGCTCGGTGGATTCGAGTTGGCCGGACTGGCACCACAACTCGTGCGCGCATTCAATGTCCTTCGGCAGTACGACGAGGCCGAGGTGGCCGACGCGTGGGCGCGGATGCAACGCGCACTCGCTCCCGGTGGCCTCATCGTCGAGGGCACCTGCGACGAGATCGGGCGTCGATGCAGCTGGGTGCTGTTGGACGCCGGCGGACCGCGCAGTCTGACGCTGTGCTGGGCGCCCGAGCACACCGCGCGGCCCTCCGAACTCGCGGAACGGCTGCCGAAGAGCCTCATCCATCGCAATGTGCCCGGCGAACCGATCCACCGATTGCTGCAGCTCGCGGATCGGAGCTGGGACGTCGCGGCGACGCACGCGGCCTTCGGGCCGCGGTCGCGGTGGCGGCAGGCGCTGACGTTGCTGCGTGCGCAGGGCGTCGACGTCACGATCCCGCGCGGTCGCACCGTCGACAACGTGTTGTCGGTGCCGTGGGCGGCGGTCGCGCCGACAGAGTGA
- a CDS encoding DUF2505 domain-containing protein yields MARRLSYSARFTHPAETLYQAQSTRQYWDDMMAGFQMISPHCEVDDFTSDETGLRVVLKQTIGRDQLPALAQTVLMKDMVITREESFGPFDPDNTKGNYNASIPAGPGSLNGWQELFPTETGCTIRKTTEVKVFIPFVNGKLEQLMLVNLVDLFRAEAEYAADWVKKNL; encoded by the coding sequence ATGGCACGACGGCTCAGCTATTCGGCACGCTTCACCCATCCCGCCGAGACGCTCTATCAGGCGCAGAGCACCCGGCAGTACTGGGACGACATGATGGCGGGCTTCCAGATGATCTCGCCGCACTGCGAGGTCGACGACTTCACGTCCGACGAGACCGGACTCCGCGTCGTCCTCAAACAGACGATCGGCCGGGACCAACTTCCCGCCCTCGCCCAGACGGTGCTGATGAAGGACATGGTCATCACCCGCGAGGAATCGTTCGGCCCGTTCGACCCGGACAACACCAAGGGCAACTACAACGCCTCCATCCCGGCCGGTCCGGGCAGCCTCAACGGCTGGCAGGAACTGTTCCCCACCGAGACCGGCTGCACCATCCGCAAGACCACCGAGGTCAAGGTCTTCATCCCGTTCGTCAACGGGAAACTCGAACAGCTGATGCTGGTCAACCTCGTGGACCTCTTCCGTGCGGAGGCCGAGTACGCGGCGGACTGGGTCAAGAAGAACCTCTGA
- a CDS encoding DUF2505 domain-containing protein, translated as MASKMEHAVSYPFSVQRLWEVLSSEQYWRDLLEAINSSHGKLETFAAGDDTVTVTMQQGVPEEKLPSIVTKVRPGDLEIPRRSTFRLAGDQITGEIVATVAGAPAKVNGTLVVAGDPASTTYTADVEVSVPFVGGKIEKAIIDQLVELLDSEREQTVAWEAANR; from the coding sequence ATGGCCAGCAAGATGGAACACGCGGTGTCCTACCCGTTCTCGGTTCAGCGGCTCTGGGAGGTCCTCTCGAGCGAGCAGTACTGGCGCGACCTGCTCGAGGCCATCAACTCCAGCCACGGCAAACTCGAGACCTTCGCGGCCGGCGACGACACGGTCACCGTCACGATGCAGCAGGGCGTGCCCGAGGAGAAGTTGCCGTCGATCGTCACCAAGGTCCGCCCCGGCGACCTCGAGATCCCGCGCCGGAGCACCTTCCGACTGGCCGGCGACCAGATCACCGGTGAGATCGTCGCCACCGTGGCCGGCGCACCGGCGAAGGTGAACGGCACCCTGGTGGTCGCCGGTGACCCCGCGTCGACGACCTACACCGCCGACGTCGAGGTGAGTGTGCCGTTCGTCGGCGGCAAGATCGAGAAGGCCATCATCGACCAGCTCGTCGAGCTCCTCGACTCCGAGCGCGAGCAGACCGTGGCCTGGGAGGCCGCCAACCGCTGA
- a CDS encoding UDP-N-acetylmuramate dehydrogenase: MRGRVPDRRSATTVTQVTDSGVNRTAPAAPTSHLAASRLAALTTLRLGGPARNVVHCPDTRALVDEITALDQAGERLLLIGGGSNLVIADEGFDGTAVLIESSRVEFGTGRESGRAHVTADAGVGWDDLVAATLEAGFGGLECLSGIPGAAGATPVQNVGAYGVEVADLLRSVQVLDRRTGKLRWVAPTELGLGYRTSNLKHRHDHVVVAVSFWLNDDGVSAPVRYRELSSALGIEPGDHADAASVREQVLALRRGKGMVLDPDDHDTWSAGSFFTNPIVAPDDATAILGRIHERIGRDITVPTYPAEEGVKLSAGWLIERAGYARGYPGPDSPVRLSTKHTLALTNRGEATTDELLDLARDVRDGVRQAFGVTLHPEPVLVDCSF, from the coding sequence ATGAGGGGGAGAGTACCGGACCGCCGAAGTGCGACTACGGTTACACAGGTGACCGACTCAGGGGTGAACCGAACCGCGCCGGCGGCCCCCACCAGCCATCTCGCCGCCAGCCGTCTCGCCGCACTGACCACGCTGCGCCTCGGCGGGCCCGCGCGCAACGTCGTGCACTGTCCCGACACGCGTGCCCTGGTCGACGAGATCACCGCCCTCGACCAGGCCGGAGAACGTCTGCTGCTGATCGGCGGTGGATCGAACCTGGTCATCGCCGACGAGGGGTTCGACGGCACCGCCGTCCTCATCGAGAGTTCACGGGTCGAGTTCGGCACCGGACGAGAGTCGGGCCGCGCGCATGTCACGGCCGATGCCGGAGTGGGCTGGGATGACCTCGTCGCCGCCACCCTGGAGGCGGGATTCGGTGGGCTGGAATGCCTTTCCGGGATTCCGGGGGCGGCGGGAGCAACACCGGTACAGAACGTCGGCGCCTACGGCGTCGAGGTGGCCGATCTGCTCCGCAGCGTGCAGGTACTCGATCGCCGCACCGGCAAACTGCGATGGGTGGCGCCGACCGAACTCGGCCTCGGCTACCGCACCAGCAACCTCAAGCATCGTCACGACCACGTGGTGGTGGCGGTCTCGTTCTGGCTCAACGACGACGGGGTGAGCGCGCCGGTGCGCTACCGCGAGTTGTCCTCGGCACTCGGCATCGAGCCGGGTGACCACGCCGACGCGGCCTCCGTACGCGAGCAGGTGCTGGCCCTGCGCCGCGGCAAGGGCATGGTGCTCGATCCCGACGATCACGACACCTGGAGTGCGGGTTCGTTCTTCACGAATCCGATCGTCGCCCCCGACGACGCGACGGCGATCCTGGGGCGCATCCACGAACGTATCGGCCGCGACATCACCGTGCCGACCTATCCCGCCGAGGAAGGCGTCAAACTCTCGGCGGGCTGGCTGATCGAGCGCGCCGGATACGCGCGCGGCTATCCCGGCCCGGACAGCCCGGTCCGCCTGTCCACGAAACACACCCTGGCCCTGACCAATCGGGGCGAGGCGACCACCGACGAACTCCTCGATCTGGCGCGCGACGTCCGCGACGGCGTCCGCCAGGCCTTCGGCGTGACGCTGCACCCGGAGCCGGTGCTGGTGGACTGCTCGTTCTGA